The Oncorhynchus nerka isolate Pitt River linkage group LG12, Oner_Uvic_2.0, whole genome shotgun sequence genome contains the following window.
gagagggagagagcgaaggagatggtgagggagagggagagagcgaaggagatggtgagggagagagcgaaggagatggtgagggagagggagagagcgaaggagatggtgagggagagggagagagcgaaggagatggtgagggagagtgagagagcgaaggagatggtgagggagagggagagagcgaaggagatggtgagggagagggagagagcgaaggagatggtgagggagagagcgaaggagatggtgagggagagggagagagcgaaggagatggtgagggagagtgagagaccgaaggagatggtgagggagagggagagagcgaaggagatggtgagggagagggagagagcgaaggagatggtgagggagagagcgaaggagatggtgagggagagggagagagcgaaggagatggtgagggagagagcgaaggagatggtgagggagagggagagagcgaaggagatggtgagggagagagcgaaggagatggtgagggagagagcgaaggagatggtgagggagagggagagagcaaaggagatggtgagggagagggagagagcgaaggagatgatgagggagagagcgaatgagatggtgagggagagtgagagagcgaatgagatggtgagggagagggagagagcgaaggagatggtgagggagagaccgaaggagatggagagagcgaaggagatggtgagggagagagcgaaggagatggtgagggagagggagagagcgaaggagatggtgagggagagtgagagaccgaaggagatggtgagggagagggagagagcgaaggagatggtgagggagagggagagagcgaaggagatggtgagggagagagcgaaggagatggtgagggagagggagagagcgaaggagatggtgagggagagagcgaaggagatggtgagggagagggagagagcgaaggagatggtgagggagagagcgaaggagatggtgagggagagagcgaaggagatggtgagggagagggagagagcaaaggagatggtgagggagagggagagagcgaaggagatgatgagggagagagcgaatgagatggtgagggagagtgagagagcgaatgagatggtgagggagagggagagagcgaaggagatggtgagggagagggagagaccgaaggagatggtgagagagagggagagagcgaaggagatggtgagagagagagcgaaggagatggtgagggagagggagagagcggagatggagagggagagagcgaaggagatggtgagggagagggagagagcgaaggagatggtgagggagagagcgaaggagatggtgagggagagggagagaccgaaggagatggtgagagagagggagagaccgaagGAGatgtgagggagagtgagagagcgaaggagagctCCTACTGTAAATGTACTGCTCCAGAAAAGCCCTCAAACACCAATGAACCGTTCATTCCTGTTGAATTAAGCTTCAGCATGATAATTAAGCAGCTCCCATCCAAATCCCCAGCAAACACAGCTCAACCTATTGAAGTGCACTCAATGCTCATTGTGGTTGTGTTGCTGTAATGTGGTACTCACAGTGAATGGGTTCACTGACATTGGACAAGGAACTTTGGGCTGAGAGTCCGGCGCAGGGAAAGAGGCAAAACCTACAAACACAACAACACCCCCAAAGCCAGAGACACATTATGACCAAATACTAATACATCAAATACTATACTAGTCTGACAAATATAGAACCACATGGGAATTGCCATTCAACACACATTGAAATCAACCAGCACCCAACATGAAAGGGGGAGTAAACAaagaaatataattactagaatGGGCAACGCCCCACAAACCAGGGCAATATCACTAATTCAACATTTCTGGGTTGTAAGTCTATATTTAATGACTGAGTTGGTGTTGTGTAAGCAGGGGAGGGAAGATGCTGGTAATCATCATTAGCTGTGGGGTGACATGGCACGCTGCTGTGGTAGCGCAGCCATCAAACACTACAGCACTGGCTAACTTTTGTGTTTCTTGGCAAAGCATGTACTGTACTTTGTATATACAGAACGCAAAACGGCAAGTGCTATTTTCGTGTGGTCCTGTACTGGATCGTTGGAGAACATTCTCGCAATTCTGTTGGCAGAATAGAATAGGAAAGAGCAGAGCTTAGAAGAAGAGAATAGAACGATTGTTGACTTCTACTTGCCGTTGGTTTCCTGTTTGTTGGCATGCTCATGAGGAAATGCATTCTGGGTAGTGGGAGCTGGGAAGGTGGCAGACGGAGGAAACACTGAGGTGGGAGAGGTGACAAACCCACTGGAGTCACCTGGAAGAGACACAACACTGGGGTGTCATCTTGTGTCCTCCAATACACCGCGAATCCAGGGGCCTTGTATATGGAGCAGATGTTATTCTCAATTCTCCATTATAACCGCTTGTTAATGATGTCTAAACTACAGTACTAACTCATGAACACGGTCTATAAACTACTTATATACAGTTTAACACGTTAAAGAGTACCTTCATGTAAACTGTCACTGGAACATTCTTGACCTTTTCCCCTTGGGTCATCCCAACTCTGACGTTACCCAATTGAAGTTGAAATGTCAAAAGGTTAAGGTAATTGttggggttaggtaagggttatggttaagattagggttagggtatggttaagactagggttagggttaaggtttagggtagaGACGCCCCAAGGACGCTATATGGCACTAGCCCTGCGGGAAACTTACCTCCTGAGGTGGAGCTGTGGAAGGGGTTACTGGGAGAGAGGGCAGGCTGCTGCTGCTGAGAGCTGGAACTGGAGCTGAACGGGTTGGGGAAATCTGAGAcatggaggtagagagacagagagaaagagacagggagagagagagacggtgagagagagagacaaagagacagggagagagagacagggagagagagacagggagagagagacgagagagagagacaaagaggttAAGGGATTTGGTCATGTCTTTTAAAATCTTTCATGAGAAATATACACCCGCGTGATTAATTCATCTTTTTGTAACACTGCCTACTTGCAAATGTTTGGGATCCCGCCACAGCATCCACGCCTGGAGAGCTGAAGGAAGAAGGAAAAGAAGAGACGAAGGAAGGAAGGTGAGGATGAGGGAGGACCAActatacacagtgccttcagaaagtattcacatcccttgactttttcaaaatgttgtctgttttacagcctgaattttaaatggatttGAATTGAGATGTTGTATCACTggcctgcacacaataccccataatgtcaaagtggaataatgttttcagacatttttacaaattaattacaaatgaaaagctgaaatgtcttgagtcaataagtgttcCAGGTTATCCAATGCCTTGCACAGAACAGCACCtactggtagatgggtaaaaaataaatattgaaaaaagcagacactgaatatccctttgagcttggtgaagttattaattacacgtcggatggtgtatcaatacacccagtcaacaCAAAGATACAGGAgtacttcctaactcagttgccaaagaggaaggaaactgctcagggatttcaccacgaggccaatggtgactttataaCAGATACAGAGTTTGTTACAGTTCTGACTTAAACAGGCTTGAAAATCtacggcaagacttgaaaatggctgtctagcaatgatcaacaaccaactagacagagcttgaagaatttaaaaataaataatgtgcaaatattgtacaattcaggtgtgcaaagctcttaaagacttatctagaaagactcacagctgtaatcgctgccaaacatTTATTGATTCAGGGGTgatgaatacttacgtaaatgagatatttctctatttcattttcaatgcatttgcaaaaatgtgtaaaaaaaagttgtaattttgtttgtgtttgtgtagatggttgagagaacatatatattttatcattttaaattcaggctgtaacaaaatgtggattaagtcaaagggtatgaattattgtattattacatGTATGACCAttcaaaaaaactaaaaaaacaaTCCATTTACTATTGCAGTTGTCTCCAGCTCTGGTGTAGGACTGTCATGAATTACTAAACCAAGGGTTGTGCAGATATCCTGAGCAAATAAATCATCTTTAATAATCTTTCTGTATTGGGACCGGCGCATTTGCAATGCACGTGTACAGAGTTGACACATAGTCAGTTAACTTAATATGAACGTTAAGTGTATTTGCTTGACATTGCATTCATTACCTGGCAGGAGTAGAACTGGAGGACAGGCGCTTCCCAAAGAGTGTGTTATACTGGCGTAGTCCACCGGGGGGTGCTAACAACAGACATTAAAACAATAGACAGACCATAAGCACAGGGCTTCAGCTAGAGCTTAATTCGAGAGATCAAGTGTAATTAGCTGGTAAGAGTACTTTAATTCACTTAGACATAGGATGCAAAGTTTCCACTCTGAGAGCTTGAGTCGTCAAGGTGTAACTGTATTGAGTGTagaagtgtaaaaaaaaaactgctcTAGAGTTCAAATTAAACTATGACACAGAAAAACAATACCTATATGATTGCCTGGGGGAGAAGTAGTATGTATTTAATCATGGGAATAAAACAATATATGTTTAAACATGCCCAAAGCATTGTTCCTGCACATTTATGTTAGCATTAGTTATGTTAGCATTTAGTAGCATTGCTAAATCAACACTGTAACATATTTCCAAAGTTATTCAGCTACAACCCAGCAGTGTAGCATTCAGAGCTGAAAGCACAATGGGAATAATAAACGTTATGCAATGTAGCTGACAACAAccttttatctctgtctctcacatgcatgcacacacgcacacgcacacgcacacgcacacacacacacacacacacactcactccttGTACCCTTACCTGTAAGTCCTGGTCCATTTGCAGGTCCGGGTGATGTCTCAGGGAAGACACTGTTCAGTTGGGACAGGGCAGCGTAGCGGTCctggtggtctgtgtgtgtgttggggccgGGGGCTGGGGGGGCGACGCTGAGGGCACTGCGACTGTGCTGTTGGCTGAGCCCTCCAAAGTCCACACTCAGAGACTTAGGGAAGGCCCTGAAGGGAGCTGAGCCCCCCGAGGAGGCCACTGTACGACCTGGGAGAGCCAACAAAAAGATGGCCGATATAAGGAAGGCTGGGGGTGAGTccgaaatggctccctattccctctatagtgtactacatttgaccaaggccaaagtagtgaactatataggtaatagagtgccatttcagacacagcccaTGCATTTGTTTTTCTGACCATATGACATGACCAGGCAATAGCCTCAACAGTCCAATATGGCAAATATAACCTCCGAATTCCTAATTGGGGAAATACAAGCTTTGCATAAACGTTTAGCATGCTACATGTATTAGCAGCCAGCAGGATCTGGACTGAATCATAGCCTACTTTATCATACACTTCTTCATAGCATACTTATTTGGAATGTCAATGTGCATGATTAGAACTGTGACCCATATAGCTCACTACACTACTGCACCGCAGCATGGTGGAATACCATTGGGCCCCCGTTGAAAGGAGCATTGGCTACTCTCTAAAAATAGTTTTAAatgtgttatctctctctctctctctctccccccctccctccctctcagggtACAGTGTGTCTCTCCTTGACCTGGCCAGGCTTGAGATACACATTTACTACTGTTTTACAGGGAATTATGCAGTATGCACAACCACCAAAtctattctattattttctattctaTACCGCTGAATAACCATTCAGCACACTTTCAAATACTGTACAGGTTAGTGCCTTACCTAAAGTGAAGTTGTTTTTGAAAGTGCTACTGGCTAAGGAGGTAAacgtgaagagagagaaggaaaaagagaaagaaaaagagggaCCAGAGATAGGGAAGAAAATGAGAGATATGTAGGTAGGTGAAGACACCAGGAGTATATTTCATAAGACAACCAATCAGACAAGAGGTCAGTGTGGTCTGTACCTGAGGGTCGAGGGAgggcagggaaggagggggaaTGGTTATGATTTCCCATAGCCGAGGAAAGAGAGCCTGGACGTTGTCTTTCTATACCACTCAGTagagagtctgagagagagagagagagagagagagagagggagagagagagagagagagggagggggggatgaGACAAGgaaagggaggacagagacagagagaaggagacggggagaataacagagagagagagagaaagatagagacagacaacaatagagagacagacataacaatagagagacagacataacaatatagagacagacataacaatagagagacagacgtaacaatagagagacagacataacaatagagagacagacataacaatagagagacagacataacaatagagagacagacataacaatagagagacagacataacAATAGAGAGAAgtggaaagagaaagaaaaaacaGGGTCAAATCATGTTGCCTCAGGTGCCATTATTCATAGTACCAAAAAAAGATGGTGAACAGTTCTACCTTTCATAGGGGGGTCTCTGAAGCTCTGGGAGCGCGAGGGAGCACGGGCAGTGAACACGTCAGCCCTCATGTCCGCAGGGGAGATAGCGGGGACTCTGTCCCCCCAGGACGAGAGCTGGGACTGGAGGAGAGGCTAGACAGGGAGGGAACAAGACAGTCACCACACAGTGGGTGGGTGTATTTCCCCTCTGTGTTACATATCCTCATATAACCCTTCATCTATTATGAATCACTTTATCTTTGATGTGGAGACGACCTGGAGTGGGTTCTCTCTGTGCCGTAGGACCTCACAgtattcacctctctctacctctattactcttgtccacagtaacacctctctctgcctatctcttttcctctttctctctatctatcactctccctccccttctctatctcacgctctctctctttcttcacctTCTCTGATTTAATTTGATTCAATGCAGTTTTACTGACAGGAAATacagctctgcctctctctctctctcatttcctcaaTCTCTCGGAGGTGTTATGTATCTCACCAGTGTGCGTAACAGTCTGGCCGAGGGGGGCATGGCGTGGGACTGGGCCTGGGCGGGTGTGGGGCCGTGAGAGATGGGTAAGGCCTGTACCCCAGGCGGGCTCCAGggtccctctacctccctcctgtTCTTGTTCTTCGAAAAATGCCTGGAAATAGTTACATGTTGCTGTGACTACGTTTGAGGAAGAGATTCTATCTCAatgaaactaaactaaactaaaaaagAAAACTTTTCTCAAGGTAAGTAAATGCACTGTCCTAAAAATTCCACAAATTCTCGTCAATGTGCTATTACAAATGAGTTACTATGGAGCTTTGATCAGATTAGTTCAGAGAAGGTGGTACATCTGACATATGGATATCTTTCTGAATATATGATGATAGTATTTCATATTTATTGATTTCCTCACCATTTCTTCTTCTGGTATTTGTCCTGGAGGAACTCCTTCAGTTTCTGGGAGTCCCTTGTGTCGAAACAACCTTCTGTCTTTGGATCAAAGGCACACAGCCAGGTCCTCctccccacctacacacacacaggaacacacacacacgcacaaacacacacgcacgcacacacacacacacacacacacaatgatacaGAACATAAACAATACACGCCttcccacacattaattacatgtTTTAGTCACAGTACTGCATCTCACTGACATGAAAATGAATCACCAAGATGATTAATCATGACTAAATCTGACTGAAATATCCAGACTTTTCTACCTGATATCTGCGTTAGAGCAATGAATCAGACACTCATGCATACactcacacatgtacacacaaaaATTCAATTATTGGGCATATGCAAtgcattagacacacacacacacacccacacacacacacacgaggtggtTTGGGTGTAACTGTGACGTTGCGTTCTGTTCACTGCACAAATTGGGCAGAGCAGCTACATTCCTCCAGAAACCGTCTGCAACCACCAAAACAGTGCCATTATCTGGTCTGACTGATAAAGGAGGGGGGCATCAAGCATCCCCTTTTATCTCAAAAAGAGGGATAAGAAAATAGAGGAGATTCTACAACAGACTGGTCTAGAGAGGTGAGGGTTTGGATCTAATATTGTCTAgttcacataaaaaaaaaaaatgattatGGGAGATGGATAAATCTACCTCACGTCGCCTCAATCTCTCTCAGGATGGCCCCGGTAAAAGGATGTACATGTATCATTTATGATATCTATTTATAATACCTATGGTATATAATCGATTCTTGCTCTATTTATCCTGGAACATCAAAAATGTATAGAATACTGAATGTTACGAGTCCAAGTATGCATCACAATTGCGTTTTGTTCACCTTTTCCTGACGTTAAAATATTGAAGTATCCAGCCGGGGCACTGAAAATTACCCCCAGAATTGTAATGAGGAAGGTGAAATATAGTTGGAATACTGTTTGGTCCCGCCTACAAGCCCACCTGACTGTCAATAATGGATGCGGCCCGTTTGTCACTCACCTCGTTGCCATGGTTTTGCAGGAACTCCACTTCCTGTTGGGAGAAGGTTGTCATGGAGATAGACTTGACTCTGTGGGGAGGGTTGAGTCCTCTCCTGAGGCAGAGAGATTGgaaaaaagaagaaaaataaataaatgagagaTGGAAGATGTGTAAAAGTGGGCACTTCACATTTGCTCTGCCTATAATCACATAAATCACTGAAGAGGAACACTCATGATAGAGAATTGAAGAGGAATGGGATGTAAGGGGGATTTAAAGTGTTCGAGAAATGGATGCCATAACAGGTGACTGTGAGAAAATGCG
Protein-coding sequences here:
- the LOC115138068 gene encoding arf-GAP domain and FG repeat-containing protein 2-like isoform X2, which gives rise to MSNRKHRDSQEICARKVRELAQAVVNKHCFECSQPGVTYIDITVGCFVCTSCSGMLRGLNPPHRVKSISMTTFSQQEVEFLQNHGNEVGRRTWLCAFDPKTEGCFDTRDSQKLKEFLQDKYQKKKWHFSKNKNRREVEGPWSPPGVQALPISHGPTPAQAQSHAMPPSARLLRTLPLLQSQLSSWGDRVPAISPADMRADVFTARAPSRSQSFRDPPMKDSLLSGIERQRPGSLSSAMGNHNHSPSFPALPRPSGRTVASSGGSAPFRAFPKSLSVDFGGLSQQHSRSALSVAPPAPGPNTHTDHQDRYAALSQLNSVFPETSPGPANGPGLTAPPGGLRQYNTLFGKRLSSSSTPASSPGVDAVAGSQTFANFPNPFSSSSSSQQQQPALSPSNPFHSSTSGGDSSGFVTSPTSVFPPSATFPAPTTQNAFPHEHANKQETNGFASFPAPDSQPKVPCPMSVNPFTGNVYPSRGMSRNPFI
- the LOC115138068 gene encoding arf-GAP domain and FG repeat-containing protein 2-like isoform X1, which gives rise to MSNRKHRDSQEICARKVRELAQAVVNKHCFECSQPGVTYIDITVGCFVCTSCSGMLRGLNPPHRVKSISMTTFSQQEVEFLQNHGNEVGRRTWLCAFDPKTEGCFDTRDSQKLKEFLQDKYQKKKWHFSKNKNRREVEGPWSPPGVQALPISHGPTPAQAQSHAMPPSARLLRTLPLLQSQLSSWGDRVPAISPADMRADVFTARAPSRSQSFRDPPMKDSLLSGIERQRPGSLSSAMGNHNHSPSFPALPRPSASSTFKNNFTLGRTVASSGGSAPFRAFPKSLSVDFGGLSQQHSRSALSVAPPAPGPNTHTDHQDRYAALSQLNSVFPETSPGPANGPGLTAPPGGLRQYNTLFGKRLSSSSTPASSPGVDAVAGSQTFANFPNPFSSSSSSQQQQPALSPSNPFHSSTSGGDSSGFVTSPTSVFPPSATFPAPTTQNAFPHEHANKQETNGFASFPAPDSQPKVPCPMSVNPFTGNVYPSRGMSRNPFI